One region of Prosthecobacter fusiformis genomic DNA includes:
- a CDS encoding TetR/AcrR family transcriptional regulator — translation MGRTSDAKIRLIEAVIELIWTGSYGSTSVDQICERAGVKKGSFYHFFESKTDLAIIGIEHSWLEHRRELDQTFSPVVPPLDRILNCFRNFRKEQEELLAKHGRVLGCPVHSLGAEISTVDDRLRNKLQEILSQFILYYECAVRDADAQGIIDAPDPNAIARIVFAYSEGLLLHARMWNDLSYLDEFEAGAMIILGVTQRTPRGSPKATKATSKKLSALSN, via the coding sequence ATGGGACGCACCAGTGACGCCAAAATCCGCCTGATTGAAGCCGTGATCGAATTGATCTGGACGGGCAGCTATGGCAGCACCTCCGTGGATCAGATCTGTGAGCGTGCCGGAGTCAAAAAAGGCAGCTTCTACCATTTCTTCGAGTCCAAGACAGACCTCGCCATTATCGGCATTGAGCATAGCTGGCTGGAGCACCGCCGGGAACTGGACCAGACATTCTCCCCCGTCGTCCCGCCGCTGGACCGCATTCTGAACTGCTTCCGCAATTTCCGCAAAGAGCAGGAAGAACTCCTGGCCAAGCATGGCCGTGTCCTCGGCTGCCCCGTCCATTCCCTGGGCGCAGAGATCAGCACAGTGGATGACCGCCTGCGCAACAAACTCCAGGAGATCCTCAGCCAGTTCATCCTCTATTATGAGTGCGCCGTGCGCGATGCCGATGCCCAGGGCATCATCGACGCACCGGATCCTAACGCCATCGCCCGCATTGTTTTCGCCTACAGCGAAGGGCTTTTACTCCATGCCCGCATGTGGAATGACCTCAGCTACCTGGATGAATTTGAGGCCGGGGCCATGATCATCCTGGGCGTTACTCAGCGCACTCCGCGAGGCAGCCCGAAAGCAACGAAAGCCACCTCCAAGAAACTTTCTGCGCTCTCAAATTAA
- a CDS encoding efflux RND transporter permease subunit: MNISRFFITRPIFAGVLSLLIFLLGGITLFQLPISEYPEVAPPTVIVTATYPGANPKTIAETVASPLEQTINGIEHMLYMSSQSTANGVMTLTITFKLGTDVDQAQVQVQNRVAQVLPKLPEEVRRFGVTTVKSSPDLTMVVHILSPNDRYDELYLRNYATLNVKDELARLPGVGQVQLFGGGEYAMRVWIDPDKAAARGLTSSDVVNAIREQNVQVAAGVIGQQPVGKPVPFELTINTKGRLVSEEEFGNIIVKVGKFGEKLRLKDVARLELGSSEYALRSLLNNKRAVGIPVFQLPGANALSLSQAVRDKMEELKKKFPEGLDYAIAYDPTVFVDKSIDAVIHTLIEAILLVVLVVVIFLQTWRASIIPLVAVPVSLVGTFAVMYALGFSINNLSLFGLVLAIGIVVDDAIVVVENVERNIGNGLSPIEATKQAMTEVTGPIIATALVLCAVFIPTAFISGLSGQFYKQFAVTIAISTVISAINSLTLSPALSALLLKGHHEKKDILSRIMDAMLGWFFRPFNRFFEWSSNMYVGMVKRIIRFSIIALIFYGGFVWLTVRVFDKVPTGFVPAQDKQYLVGFAQLPDGSSLDRTETVMRRMSDIVLNHPGVKDAIAFPGLSIHGFSISPNSGIVFVGLDDFEDRTTPELSGDAIAQALNGKFMEIQDAMVLVLSPPPVNGIGTTGGFKLMIQDRSDQGYDALYKTTQDLVGASYATGKLQQVYSGYTVNVPQLEAEVDREKAKVQGVPLANLFETLQINLGSLYVNDFNRFGRTYQVVAQAEPEFRDDVGDITRLKTRNAAGEMVPIGSLVTVNETNGPDRVTHYNGYLAADLNGAAGPGLSSGEGEAVMSELVKSLPPGFEYQWTDLVYQKIIAGNTAVYIYPLCILLVFMVLAAQYESMRLPLAIILIVPVCLLFALAGVMYVGGDNNIFTQIGFIVLIGLACKNAILIVEFAKERHDHGLSALDAALDACRLRLRPILMTSIAFIAGVYPLVISTGAGSEMRRAMGTAVFAGMIGVTFLGLFLTPVFYVILMTLGKKKKAATPHTPVLPHSPAQLSTEH; this comes from the coding sequence ATGAACATCTCCCGGTTCTTCATCACCCGCCCCATTTTTGCGGGTGTGCTCTCCCTCCTCATCTTTCTTTTGGGAGGCATCACACTCTTCCAGCTACCTATTTCCGAATATCCGGAAGTGGCACCGCCCACGGTCATCGTCACCGCGACCTATCCGGGTGCCAACCCGAAGACCATCGCTGAAACCGTCGCCTCGCCGCTGGAGCAGACCATCAACGGCATCGAGCACATGCTTTACATGTCCTCGCAGAGTACGGCCAACGGCGTCATGACGCTGACAATCACCTTCAAGCTCGGCACCGATGTGGACCAGGCCCAGGTGCAGGTGCAAAACCGCGTCGCCCAGGTGCTGCCCAAGCTGCCTGAGGAAGTCCGCCGTTTTGGTGTCACGACTGTGAAGTCCTCCCCCGACCTCACCATGGTCGTGCACATCCTCTCGCCGAATGACCGGTATGATGAACTGTATCTGCGCAACTATGCCACCCTCAATGTGAAGGATGAACTGGCCCGTTTGCCCGGCGTCGGTCAGGTCCAGCTCTTTGGCGGTGGCGAATACGCCATGCGTGTCTGGATTGATCCCGATAAAGCCGCAGCACGTGGCCTCACTTCCTCCGATGTCGTTAACGCCATCCGTGAACAAAACGTCCAGGTGGCCGCTGGCGTCATTGGCCAGCAGCCGGTTGGAAAGCCCGTCCCATTTGAGCTCACCATCAATACCAAAGGCCGTCTCGTCAGCGAGGAGGAGTTTGGCAACATCATCGTCAAAGTCGGCAAGTTTGGTGAAAAGCTTCGTCTCAAAGACGTCGCCCGCCTGGAGCTCGGCTCCAGCGAATACGCCCTGCGCAGCTTGCTGAATAATAAACGTGCCGTCGGTATTCCCGTCTTCCAGCTCCCAGGAGCCAATGCTCTGTCCCTTTCCCAGGCCGTTCGCGATAAGATGGAGGAACTGAAGAAAAAGTTCCCCGAAGGTCTGGACTATGCCATCGCGTATGACCCTACCGTCTTCGTGGACAAGTCCATTGATGCCGTCATTCACACCCTCATCGAGGCCATCCTCCTCGTCGTGCTCGTGGTCGTGATCTTCCTGCAAACCTGGCGCGCCTCCATCATTCCGCTCGTCGCCGTCCCCGTCTCTCTGGTGGGTACCTTTGCAGTGATGTATGCCCTCGGTTTCTCCATCAACAACCTCTCCCTCTTCGGGCTAGTTCTAGCCATCGGGATTGTCGTGGATGACGCCATCGTGGTGGTGGAAAACGTCGAGCGTAACATCGGCAACGGCCTCAGCCCCATTGAAGCGACCAAGCAGGCCATGACGGAAGTGACCGGCCCCATCATCGCCACCGCCCTGGTGCTCTGCGCGGTGTTCATCCCCACCGCTTTCATCAGCGGTCTCAGCGGTCAGTTTTATAAGCAGTTCGCGGTCACCATCGCCATCTCCACCGTCATCTCGGCCATCAATTCGCTCACGCTCAGCCCGGCCCTCTCCGCTCTTCTGCTCAAGGGCCACCATGAAAAGAAAGACATCCTGTCCCGCATCATGGATGCCATGCTGGGCTGGTTCTTCCGTCCCTTTAACCGCTTCTTCGAATGGTCATCCAACATGTATGTCGGTATGGTGAAACGCATCATCCGTTTCAGCATCATCGCCCTCATTTTCTACGGCGGTTTCGTCTGGCTCACCGTCCGCGTCTTTGACAAGGTGCCCACCGGCTTCGTTCCTGCTCAGGACAAACAATATCTCGTCGGTTTTGCCCAGCTTCCCGATGGCTCCTCCCTGGACCGCACGGAAACCGTCATGCGCCGCATGTCAGACATCGTGCTGAACCACCCTGGCGTAAAGGACGCCATCGCTTTCCCTGGCCTTTCCATCCACGGCTTCAGCATCAGCCCGAACAGCGGCATCGTCTTTGTCGGTCTGGACGACTTCGAAGACCGCACCACCCCTGAGCTTTCAGGCGATGCCATCGCCCAGGCTCTCAACGGCAAGTTCATGGAAATTCAGGACGCCATGGTGCTCGTTCTCTCCCCTCCGCCTGTCAATGGCATCGGTACCACCGGCGGCTTTAAGCTGATGATCCAGGACCGCAGCGACCAAGGCTACGATGCTCTTTATAAGACCACCCAGGATCTCGTCGGTGCCTCCTACGCCACAGGCAAACTCCAGCAGGTCTATTCCGGTTATACCGTCAACGTCCCCCAGCTCGAAGCTGAAGTGGACCGCGAAAAAGCCAAGGTCCAGGGTGTCCCCCTCGCCAACTTGTTCGAGACTCTCCAGATCAATCTTGGCAGTCTCTACGTCAATGATTTCAACCGCTTCGGTCGCACCTATCAGGTCGTCGCCCAGGCCGAGCCTGAATTCCGTGATGACGTGGGTGACATCACCCGTCTGAAGACCCGCAACGCTGCCGGTGAAATGGTGCCCATCGGTTCCCTCGTGACCGTCAATGAGACCAACGGCCCAGACCGCGTCACCCATTACAACGGCTACCTCGCCGCCGATCTCAACGGTGCTGCTGGCCCTGGCCTCAGTTCCGGTGAAGGCGAAGCCGTCATGTCCGAGCTGGTCAAATCCCTCCCTCCCGGCTTCGAATACCAATGGACCGACTTGGTGTATCAAAAGATTATCGCCGGCAATACCGCCGTTTATATCTACCCCCTCTGCATCCTCCTCGTCTTCATGGTGCTCGCTGCCCAGTATGAGAGCATGCGCCTGCCGCTGGCCATCATCCTCATCGTGCCAGTCTGCCTCCTCTTCGCCCTGGCCGGGGTGATGTATGTCGGCGGGGATAACAACATCTTCACTCAAATTGGCTTCATCGTTTTGATCGGCCTGGCCTGTAAGAACGCCATCCTCATCGTCGAATTTGCCAAAGAGCGTCACGACCACGGCCTCAGCGCCCTGGATGCCGCCCTGGACGCTTGTCGCCTTCGTCTTCGCCCCATCCTCATGACCTCCATCGCCTTCATCGCCGGTGTGTATCCCCTGGTCATCTCCACAGGTGCCGGTTCTGAAATGCGCCGCGCCATGGGCACCGCCGTATTCGCCGGCATGATCGGCGTGACTTTCCTTGGCCTTTTCCTCACCCCCGTCTTTTATGTCATCCTCATGACCCTCGGCAAAAAGAAAAAAGCCGCCACCCCTCATACCCCCGTTCTTCCCCATTCCCCCGCCCAACTGAGCACTGAGCATTAA
- a CDS encoding transcriptional regulator — MIDFDQLDKTIHEKSRLSIMTLLSTRGEWAFQDLKAELGMSDGNLITHLRTLGTAGYVQESRDDSGTRPRTTYAVTPAGTKAFKSYVDVLEAIVKAMNPG; from the coding sequence ATGATCGACTTTGACCAGTTGGACAAGACGATTCATGAAAAGAGCCGTCTATCCATCATGACACTGCTTTCCACGCGGGGGGAGTGGGCGTTTCAAGATCTAAAAGCCGAGCTGGGCATGAGCGATGGCAATTTGATCACGCACCTGCGCACACTGGGAACCGCAGGGTATGTGCAGGAAAGCCGCGATGACTCCGGTACACGGCCGCGAACGACGTATGCCGTGACGCCTGCGGGCACGAAGGCTTTCAAGAGTTACGTGGACGTGCTGGAGGCTATCGTGAAGGCTATGAACCCAGGCTGA
- a CDS encoding DUF3817 domain-containing protein — MTAPSRIFIRPLTDGQTALTGDEFSFSMASKTISFLRRIALLEGGSFLLLLGIAMPLKYLADMPMAVKVVGWLHGALFVVFCYALLQVTMKTQWSLVRCALVFVASLVPFGPFVLDSRMRAWEQEAR, encoded by the coding sequence GTGACAGCCCCTTCAAGGATTTTCATCCGCCCTTTGACAGATGGCCAGACCGCGCTGACTGGCGATGAGTTCTCTTTTAGCATGGCTTCCAAGACGATCTCATTTCTTCGCCGCATCGCTCTCCTTGAGGGCGGTTCGTTTTTGCTCCTTCTCGGCATTGCGATGCCTTTGAAGTATCTGGCGGACATGCCGATGGCGGTGAAAGTAGTGGGCTGGCTACACGGGGCACTGTTTGTGGTGTTTTGCTATGCATTGCTCCAGGTGACGATGAAGACCCAGTGGTCGCTAGTGCGTTGTGCGTTGGTGTTCGTTGCTTCGTTGGTGCCTTTTGGTCCTTTTGTTTTGGACAGCCGGATGCGTGCTTGGGAGCAAGAGGCCAGATGA
- a CDS encoding MFS transporter — MSASAPQHPHSHAVRRNFICHCLEGGLYMGGTAFLAPESVLPKMVETLGGQAWIIAMMPVLLPAASASAGVFIAPIVERLPRFKPWVLFFGFLQRLPYLITGLILMYADNIEGALLSIVVLTPIISGLLGGITVVAWMEMVTRMVPEKARAAGWAVRYIIQAVIGILAGAVIHQVLTHFDNRTAYAWLHLAVFGLLFVSWLSQLFMHEDEHMRNRHPATPCGPYRDYLHSLPGILRAQPRLIKLVITRFTGMGYLMVVSFLTIHALNVTGRPKEDMGRFVTCQAVGVVLGSLLASWVGYRSGGKVLLQASRVVCVALCIWVSVTESFTGFMLSYFVLGFGLFLDRVGDLTLAAELCPPERRSTLQAILGFCNVFAFLLATFISGQIYAWTQSFETVATVAAAFAIISMIILHRIPEPRLVAVQKNS, encoded by the coding sequence ATGTCCGCATCCGCCCCCCAGCATCCACATTCCCATGCGGTGCGGCGGAATTTCATCTGCCACTGCCTGGAAGGCGGGCTTTACATGGGCGGCACAGCCTTCCTGGCACCGGAAAGTGTGCTGCCAAAAATGGTGGAAACCCTCGGAGGTCAGGCCTGGATCATCGCCATGATGCCGGTGCTGCTGCCCGCTGCATCCGCCTCTGCGGGCGTTTTCATCGCCCCTATTGTGGAGCGCCTGCCCCGATTTAAACCCTGGGTACTGTTCTTTGGCTTCCTTCAGCGCCTGCCATACCTCATCACCGGGCTGATCCTCATGTATGCCGACAATATTGAGGGCGCTCTGCTCTCCATCGTTGTCCTAACCCCCATCATCTCCGGCCTCCTGGGTGGCATCACTGTCGTGGCCTGGATGGAGATGGTCACACGCATGGTGCCTGAAAAAGCCCGTGCCGCCGGTTGGGCCGTGCGATACATCATCCAGGCCGTGATCGGCATCCTGGCCGGCGCAGTCATCCATCAGGTACTGACGCATTTCGACAATCGCACCGCTTATGCCTGGCTGCATTTGGCCGTCTTTGGCCTGCTCTTCGTCTCCTGGCTTTCGCAGCTTTTCATGCACGAAGACGAGCACATGCGGAACCGGCACCCAGCCACCCCTTGCGGTCCTTATCGGGACTACCTGCATAGCCTGCCCGGCATCCTGCGTGCGCAGCCACGGCTCATCAAGCTGGTCATCACCCGCTTCACTGGCATGGGTTACTTGATGGTCGTCTCCTTTCTCACCATTCATGCTTTGAACGTCACCGGACGTCCTAAAGAGGACATGGGCCGCTTCGTCACTTGCCAGGCCGTCGGGGTCGTCCTGGGAAGCCTTCTGGCGAGTTGGGTCGGTTATCGAAGCGGGGGTAAAGTCCTGCTCCAGGCTTCTCGTGTGGTCTGTGTGGCCCTCTGCATCTGGGTCTCCGTGACGGAGTCGTTTACGGGCTTCATGCTGTCCTATTTCGTACTCGGTTTCGGCCTCTTTCTTGACCGGGTGGGGGACCTTACCCTCGCCGCTGAGCTATGCCCGCCGGAGCGTCGTTCCACACTCCAGGCCATCCTGGGCTTCTGTAATGTTTTCGCCTTCCTCCTGGCCACCTTCATCAGCGGCCAGATCTATGCATGGACGCAATCTTTTGAAACCGTGGCAACCGTCGCCGCCGCTTTTGCCATCATCTCCATGATCATTCTCCACCGCATTCCCGAACCCCGTCTGGTGGCCGTGCAGAAAAATAGTTGA
- a CDS encoding efflux transporter outer membrane subunit: MRFLLPLLLSTGALVAQVGPNYERPATATPERFKGVAWREARPASHQPKGEWWKLFRDPKLNELMVSATANNQNLKAAISRFDQARATARMARADLFPVLSMPLSADRQRTSENAISPIPLNGLFYEGPSYNAVTDLSWELDLFGKIRRGAEAGRADAQAAADAVHNILLGIQADVATNYFRMRVLDQEIRLVREAIGLRGEAFKIAKARVEAGAGSELEQAQSETEVATAEAETSTLQSQRDQLENAIAILLGANAASFRIPASGSSLYSPPALPVGAPSDLLERRPDVSQAERALAAATARIGVAKAMFFPSIKLIGRGGFQSADIDLLMQPESLIYSYGPSINIPLFSGGKNVFNLNKAKAQHDEALAGYRLAFLTAVADVENSLSSIRHLAVSSEAQQRARNSAERAASLARTRYESGTSPYLDVIEANRTTLATQRATVQVAGQRLIASVSLIKALGGGWDQTQPVIIPAIVPDPAARFIPEEKTGFFSKVKGIFNKKEPVLP; the protein is encoded by the coding sequence ATGCGTTTCCTTCTCCCACTCCTCCTCAGCACCGGCGCTCTCGTCGCCCAGGTCGGGCCTAACTATGAACGCCCCGCCACGGCCACCCCGGAGCGCTTCAAAGGCGTCGCCTGGCGTGAAGCCCGGCCTGCCTCCCACCAGCCCAAAGGAGAATGGTGGAAGCTGTTTCGCGATCCAAAGCTCAACGAGCTCATGGTCAGCGCCACCGCCAATAACCAAAACCTCAAGGCCGCCATCTCCCGGTTTGACCAAGCCCGCGCCACCGCCCGCATGGCCCGTGCAGATCTCTTCCCGGTCCTTTCCATGCCGCTCTCGGCCGACCGCCAGCGCACCTCGGAAAATGCCATCAGCCCCATCCCCTTGAACGGCCTCTTTTATGAAGGCCCTTCCTACAATGCCGTCACCGACCTGAGCTGGGAGCTGGACCTCTTTGGCAAAATCCGCCGTGGTGCGGAAGCCGGACGTGCCGATGCCCAGGCCGCCGCCGATGCTGTGCATAACATCCTGTTAGGCATCCAGGCCGATGTCGCCACCAACTACTTCAGGATGCGTGTCCTCGACCAGGAAATCCGCCTCGTCCGTGAGGCCATCGGTCTTCGCGGTGAGGCCTTCAAAATCGCCAAGGCCCGTGTCGAAGCCGGAGCTGGCAGCGAGCTGGAGCAGGCCCAGTCTGAAACCGAAGTCGCCACCGCCGAAGCGGAAACCTCCACTCTTCAGTCCCAGCGCGACCAGTTGGAAAACGCCATCGCCATCCTCCTCGGAGCCAATGCCGCCAGCTTCCGCATCCCCGCCAGTGGCAGCAGCCTTTACTCTCCCCCGGCCCTCCCCGTCGGTGCCCCCAGCGATCTCCTGGAGCGCCGTCCGGATGTCTCCCAGGCCGAGCGTGCCCTCGCCGCCGCCACCGCCCGCATCGGCGTCGCCAAAGCCATGTTCTTCCCCAGCATCAAGCTCATCGGCCGTGGCGGTTTCCAGAGCGCGGACATTGATCTCCTCATGCAGCCGGAATCCCTCATCTACAGCTACGGCCCCAGCATCAACATCCCCCTGTTTTCTGGCGGCAAAAACGTCTTCAATTTGAACAAGGCCAAAGCCCAGCATGATGAAGCCCTCGCCGGATACCGTCTGGCCTTCCTCACCGCCGTGGCCGATGTCGAAAACAGCCTCTCCTCCATCCGCCATCTGGCCGTCTCATCCGAGGCCCAGCAACGCGCACGCAACAGTGCCGAGCGCGCCGCCAGCCTTGCCCGCACTCGTTACGAGTCCGGCACCAGCCCTTACCTGGATGTCATTGAGGCCAACCGCACCACCCTGGCCACCCAGCGGGCAACGGTCCAGGTCGCCGGTCAGCGCCTCATCGCCAGTGTCTCCCTCATCAAGGCCCTCGGCGGCGGTTGGGACCAGACTCAGCCCGTCATCATCCCGGCCATCGTGCCAGACCCCGCCGCACGTTTCATCCCCGAGGAAAAGACCGGCTTCTTCAGCAAGGTCAAAGGCATCTTCAACAAGAAAGAGCCCGTCCTGCCATAA
- a CDS encoding ketosteroid isomerase-related protein yields the protein MSLAADTVRLIENYYATFNSGDREAMLALLTEDVVHDINQGTSEIGKQAFRTFLQRMDRSYREEVTELAVMAHEDGTRAAAEFYILGAYLATDEGLPPATGQTYRLRVGAFFDIRGAKVARVTNYYNLEDWLRQVGA from the coding sequence ATGTCCCTCGCCGCCGATACTGTCCGCTTGATTGAAAATTACTATGCCACCTTCAACTCCGGCGACCGAGAGGCCATGCTGGCCCTGCTAACAGAGGATGTCGTGCATGATATTAACCAAGGGACCTCAGAGATCGGCAAGCAGGCTTTCCGCACCTTTTTGCAAAGGATGGACCGCAGCTACCGGGAAGAAGTAACCGAGCTGGCCGTGATGGCCCATGAAGATGGCACCCGCGCAGCAGCGGAATTTTATATCCTCGGTGCCTACCTGGCCACCGATGAAGGACTGCCCCCGGCCACAGGACAGACCTATCGCCTGCGGGTAGGCGCTTTTTTTGATATCCGGGGCGCGAAAGTCGCCCGTGTGACGAACTACTACAACCTGGAGGATTGGCTGCGTCAGGTAGGCGCTTAA
- a CDS encoding cytochrome-c peroxidase: MKVSLALCTLLSSLPFAATAGSGILDLTTQANYAQQGKPAYITRDNTTDGKAITDRGATLGRVLFYDKRLSKDDSISCSSCHQQAHAFSDTSIASTGVNGTTGRHSMRLINSRFSQEPKFFWDERATTLENQTTQPIRDHAEMGFSGTGDDPAFSVLLTKLAAIEEYQVLFAMAFGDTAITESRLQLALAQFIRSIQSFDSRFDVGRAQVANGNAPFPNFTTQENAGKQIFLTPPPNGAGCAGCHRPGEFDIDPASRNNGVTTKIGGGTDLTNVRSPSLRDLIGPGGQSNGPFMHDGSLATLEAVINHYNAIPADNDQLDARLQRPNGQPQNLGLTQDEKDSLLAFLLTLTGSAVYTDERWSDPFDEAGQLSLIVFPATAIKIEKSGAAMAKVSCQATPGLQYKLQASTDLVNWDTTIATVTADANGLCQHQVSLTGSWFYRYAYEVPSP, from the coding sequence ATGAAGGTCTCCCTTGCCCTTTGCACCCTGCTTTCTAGCCTGCCCTTTGCTGCCACCGCTGGCAGCGGCATCCTGGATCTGACCACCCAGGCCAATTACGCCCAGCAGGGCAAGCCCGCCTACATCACCCGGGATAACACCACCGACGGCAAGGCCATCACGGACCGGGGTGCCACACTCGGTCGCGTGCTCTTTTATGACAAGCGCCTGTCAAAGGATGACAGCATCTCCTGCTCCTCATGCCACCAGCAGGCCCATGCCTTTAGCGATACATCCATCGCTAGCACTGGTGTCAATGGCACCACTGGCCGCCACTCCATGCGCCTCATCAACAGCCGCTTTTCCCAGGAGCCTAAATTCTTCTGGGATGAGCGCGCCACCACTCTGGAAAACCAGACCACCCAACCCATCCGGGACCATGCGGAGATGGGCTTCAGTGGCACGGGCGATGACCCGGCCTTTTCCGTCCTGCTCACAAAGCTCGCCGCCATTGAGGAATATCAGGTCCTCTTTGCCATGGCCTTTGGAGATACCGCCATCACGGAATCCCGTTTGCAACTGGCGCTCGCCCAGTTCATCCGCAGCATCCAGTCCTTTGATTCACGCTTCGATGTCGGCCGCGCACAGGTGGCCAATGGAAATGCGCCCTTCCCGAATTTCACCACACAGGAAAATGCGGGCAAGCAGATCTTCCTCACCCCGCCACCCAATGGTGCCGGCTGCGCAGGCTGCCACCGCCCTGGCGAGTTTGACATCGATCCCGCCAGCCGGAACAACGGCGTCACCACCAAGATCGGCGGCGGCACGGACCTCACCAATGTCCGCTCCCCCTCCCTGCGGGATCTCATCGGCCCCGGCGGCCAGTCCAACGGCCCCTTCATGCACGATGGCAGCCTCGCCACCCTGGAGGCCGTCATTAATCATTACAATGCCATCCCGGCTGACAACGATCAGCTCGATGCACGTCTGCAACGCCCCAATGGCCAGCCTCAAAACCTCGGGCTCACCCAGGATGAAAAGGACAGCCTCCTCGCCTTTCTCCTCACCCTCACTGGCAGTGCCGTCTATACGGATGAGCGATGGTCAGACCCATTTGATGAAGCCGGTCAGCTTTCCCTCATCGTCTTCCCCGCCACCGCCATTAAGATCGAAAAAAGCGGAGCCGCCATGGCCAAAGTCTCCTGCCAGGCCACCCCCGGCTTGCAGTATAAACTCCAGGCTTCCACAGATCTTGTGAACTGGGATACCACCATCGCCACCGTCACTGCGGATGCCAACGGCCTCTGCCAGCATCAGGTCAGCCTCACCGGTTCCTGGTTCTATCGGTATGCCTACGAGGTACCGTCTCCATGA
- a CDS encoding efflux RND transporter periplasmic adaptor subunit — MKPQTLLPFVLLLAACGKPPQAGQGGQMPPAPVTIAAVEQLKLVEWEEFTGRVEPVETVELRPRVAGYITEVHFKAGELVKKGDILFTIDQRPFQTKLRVATAEVQRAEASALAAKREYDRVSSLLAAKAIAPEQGEMRESMFRQGEAALESAKASQHSAEIEMEHTEVKAPISGRISRAITTTGNFVTAGTTLLTTIVTVDPVYVYTDIDENSLLRLQALQRDKKLFTNGDGRVPVELQLSNEKTFTHKGHVESFDNRLDSSTGSMILRAEFSNADGSLTPGLFARVRLPMTAEYPALLIDEKSILTDQANKFVLGVDDKNMSVYKPVVIGPSINGKRIIRSGLNAGDKIIINGQARLPQPGMPVAPVDAPPAKATAAN, encoded by the coding sequence ATGAAACCCCAAACCCTCCTCCCATTCGTCCTGCTCCTCGCCGCCTGTGGAAAGCCTCCACAAGCTGGCCAAGGCGGACAGATGCCGCCCGCTCCGGTCACGATTGCCGCCGTAGAGCAATTGAAGCTCGTCGAGTGGGAGGAGTTCACGGGACGTGTCGAACCCGTTGAAACGGTCGAGCTACGCCCCCGCGTAGCCGGTTACATCACCGAGGTCCACTTCAAGGCTGGGGAGCTAGTCAAGAAAGGCGATATCCTCTTCACCATTGATCAGCGCCCTTTCCAGACCAAGCTCCGTGTCGCCACGGCCGAAGTCCAGCGTGCCGAAGCCAGCGCTCTCGCCGCTAAGCGGGAATACGACCGCGTCTCCAGCCTTCTGGCCGCCAAGGCTATCGCTCCTGAGCAGGGTGAAATGCGCGAATCCATGTTCCGCCAGGGGGAAGCCGCTCTGGAGTCCGCTAAAGCCTCCCAGCACAGCGCCGAAATCGAAATGGAGCACACGGAAGTGAAAGCCCCCATCTCCGGCCGCATCAGCCGCGCCATCACCACAACAGGAAACTTCGTCACCGCTGGCACCACCCTCCTGACCACCATCGTCACTGTGGATCCCGTCTATGTTTATACTGACATTGATGAAAACAGCCTCCTTCGCCTGCAAGCCCTACAGCGGGACAAAAAGCTCTTCACCAATGGCGATGGCCGCGTGCCCGTGGAACTCCAGCTTTCCAATGAAAAGACCTTCACCCATAAAGGTCACGTCGAGTCCTTCGACAACCGCCTGGATTCCAGCACCGGCAGCATGATCCTCCGGGCCGAGTTTTCTAACGCGGACGGCAGCCTCACTCCCGGTCTTTTCGCCCGCGTCCGTCTGCCGATGACCGCCGAATACCCGGCTCTCTTGATCGATGAAAAATCTATTCTCACCGACCAAGCCAACAAGTTTGTCCTTGGCGTGGATGATAAGAACATGAGTGTTTATAAGCCCGTCGTCATCGGCCCCAGCATCAACGGCAAGCGCATCATCCGCAGCGGCCTGAACGCCGGAGACAAAATCATCATCAATGGCCAGGCACGTCTGCCCCAGCCTGGCATGCCCGTAGCCCCCGTGGACGCACCTCCCGCCAAAGCCACGGCTGCTAACTAA
- a CDS encoding YciI family protein codes for MNPPDAPSEYLVISRGQWDKDLPPETIQAAIDQFYIWLEKKVEAGQMIKGQRLATGGATVSKKGVMDGPYGETKEVIGGYWFVLAGNLQAAVEILAENPCVQCGLLFEIRPIETERASAYAVTNETPD; via the coding sequence ATGAATCCGCCTGATGCTCCCTCTGAATACCTCGTCATTTCCCGTGGCCAATGGGATAAGGATCTGCCTCCTGAAACCATCCAAGCGGCGATTGACCAATTTTACATCTGGCTGGAAAAGAAGGTGGAGGCGGGGCAGATGATAAAGGGGCAGCGACTTGCCACTGGCGGGGCGACCGTTTCTAAAAAAGGTGTGATGGACGGTCCCTATGGAGAGACGAAGGAGGTCATCGGCGGATACTGGTTTGTCCTGGCCGGGAACCTTCAAGCGGCGGTTGAAATATTGGCTGAAAATCCCTGCGTGCAGTGCGGACTGCTCTTTGAGATCCGCCCCATCGAGACGGAGCGGGCCTCCGCCTATGCGGTGACGAATGAGACGCCGGACTGA